From Corticium candelabrum chromosome 13, ooCorCand1.1, whole genome shotgun sequence, a single genomic window includes:
- the LOC134188459 gene encoding uncharacterized protein LOC134188459 yields the protein MSTSRLVCEGYLLKRRGPFQNRVRWFRLTTSEFQYFTTEEGDMIASFTLDKIIGVTEEGSAQFELVQREPFGASQRTTMLLEAQNGLERKKWVGYLKDLIGVNQGEYADDEELICEGCLTKVRGAGKKRRWFRLTNKAICYYTENGGKLMATLELDRIDAVKSQDNETFIVHGSYNFSASGKPNMTLRCPYDAIKRKWMQGFKRLQEDGLIKVKY from the exons ATGTCGACATCTCGTCTCGTGTGCGAGGGCTATCTCCTCAAGCGTCGCGGACCGTTTCAGAACCGCGTGCGCTGGTTCCGTCTGACGACAAGTGAGTTCCAGTACTTCACGACTGAGGAG GGTGATATGATCGCATCGTTTACGCTTGATAAGATTATTGGAGTTACAG AGGAAGGTTCTGCACAGTTTGAGTTGGTTCAACGGGAGCCGTTTGGTGCATCACAGCGTACAACTATGCTGCTTGAAGCTCAGAATGGATTGGAGAGAAAGAAGTGGGTAGGATACTTGAAAGAT CTAATTGGAGTAAATCAAGGagaatatgctgatgatgaGGAACTCATTTGTGAAGGCTGCTTGACTAAAGTCAGAGGAGCTGGAAAGAAGAGACGATGGTTTAGACTCACAAATAAAGCCATTTGTTACTACACAGAGAATGGG GGAAAATTAATGGCGACACTAGAATTAGATCGCATAGATGCAGTTAAAA GTCAAGACAACGAAACATTTATCGTTCACGGCAGCTACAACTTTAGTGCCTCAGGCAAACCCAACATGACACTCCGATGTCCATACGACGCGATCAAGAGAAAATGGATGCAAGGATTCAAACGGCTACAAGAAGACGGTCTCATTAAAGTCAAATACTAA
- the LOC134188458 gene encoding basic helix-loop-helix ARNT-like protein 1 isoform X2, whose amino-acid sequence MNTYINELSALVPECVQTNKRMDKLTVLKLAVRHLRELRGNPLDDEQLQVKPQFLADDELKYLILEAADGFLFVVGCEHGKLIYVSDSISPILKQSEHDWMGKEIYEVIHPRDVGRVKDQLVVNNVSSTSEATDSKSQSHLASGSRRSFFCRMRCGASVSNRIEEQDCDVVSASAAEQVYYVVVHVTGYIKPWQMPSDMTDMDDTDAGDMLCLVAIGRLQTTVTSHMETDSVPVAKEFMSRHALDGKFSFVDQRVMEVLGYMPQELVGSSMYEFYHRDDVPRLAEDHKAVLNNMTAEAVESTYRFKNKSGQWVWLKSKFLGFRNPYTQQLDYIVGQNFLVSRESISQASLQTKYSLPSPGTLSAGSLPDSSTLESPIVSVTPSPASALRDVTPPVAQPSPNSICSPHRQPNGLGHSQANGLSYNQSNGLSHNQHQSVIREADCEVEMMSTALSHHQSPSFVYGSLASDLPSPSMGTVASPRGAIAPPVYASHSQASGLVQTTHQQHFQPQQQHFQPQQHYHQQHHHNPHHHHHPQQQQQLQQQPNVRRVTAGQMVMGGSIQFGNLAQGQMPKPIHVTTYGSHAQQVAPTLPTSMLDFPPMHQPYSQPQFLSQPLYQPSTQTPSPFPWEPDETMDSLVSSLFPTSSSIEQQMPPQPHIHMGVPPGMPGQYQNHS is encoded by the exons ATGAACACGTATATCAACGAGTTGTCGGCATTGGTTCCTGAGTGTGTACAGACGAACAAGAGAATGGATAAACTGACAGTTTTGAAGTTGGCTGTTCGGCATCTGAGAGAGCTGAGAG GTAATCCATTAGATGATGAGCAGCTGCAAGTCAAGCCACAATTCTTGGCTGATGACGAGTTGAAGTATCTGATATTAGAG GCGGCGGACgggtttctgtttgttgtcggGTGTGAGCACGGCAAGTTGATTTACGTGTCGGATTCTATTAGTCCAATTCTGAAGCAATCAGAG CATGATTGGATGGGCAAAGAAATCTATGAAGTCATCCATCCTCGTGACGTCGGAAGAGTGAAAGACCAACTGGTTGTCAACAACGTTTCCTCCACCTCAGAAGCAACCGACTCCAAAA GTCAGTCACATTTGGCTAGCGGCAGTCGTCGTTCGTTTTTCTGTCGTATGAGATGTGGTGCAAGTGTGAGCAATCGCATTGAAGAGCAGGATTGTGATGTGGTATCGGCATCTGCTGCCGAACAAGTTTACTATGTTGTTGTTCATGTTActgg CTACATCAAGCCATGGCAGATGCCATCAGATATGACCGACATGGACGACACAGATGCTGGTGACATGTTGTGTCTTGTTGCTATTGGACGACTGCAGACGACGGTGACGAGTCACATGGAGACGGACAGTGTTCCTGTTGCAAAGGAGTTTATGTCACGTCATGCGTTGGATGGCAAGTTCAGCTTTGTTGATCAAAG AGTAATGGAGGTGCTGGGCTACATGCCACAAGAACTGGTTGGATCATCGATGTACGAGTTTTATCATCGCGACGATGTGCCACGACTGGCTGAAGATCACAAAGCCG TGTTAAACAACATGACAGCTGAGGCTGTGGAGAGTACGTATCGTTTCAAGAACAAGTCTGGTCAGTGGGTGTGGTTGAAATCAAAGTTTCTCGGTTTCCGCAATCCGTACACACAGCAGCTTGACTACATCGTGGGACAAAACTTTCTTGTGTCCAG GGAGTCCATATCTCAAGCATCTCTCCAGACAAAATACAGTCTCCCATCACCAGGAACACTTTCCGCAGGATCGCTACCCGACAGCTCAACACTCGAATCTCCAATCGTCTCTGTGACTCCCAGTCCTGCCAGCGCACTACGGGATGTCACTCCACCCGTCGCTCAACCGTCACCAAATTCCATCTGTTCACCTCACAGGCAGCCAAACGGACTCGGCCACAGTCAGGCAAATGGATTGAGCTACAATCAGTCGAATGGGTTGAGCCACAATCAGCATCAGTCGGTGATCAGAGAGGCAGACTGCGAGGTTGAGATGATGTCGACTGCGTTATCTCATCATCAGAGTCCTTCGTTTGTGTATGGATCGCTTGCAAGTGATTTGCCGTCGCCGTCTATG GGAACGGTGGCGTCACCGCGAGGTGCGATTGCACCACCCGTGTATGCTTCTCACAGTCAG GCGAGCGGACTCGTACAAACGACACATCAACAGCACTTTCAACCACAGCAACAACACTTTCAACCACAGCAGCACTATCACCAGCAACACCACCACAACCCccatcaccatcatcacccacagcaacagcagcagctacAGCAGCAGCCGAACGTACGACGAGTGACCGCCGGTCAGATGGTGATGGGTGGTAGCATCCAGTTTGGCAACCTTGCACAGGGACAGATGCCTAAACCGATCCACGTCACGACGTATGGCTCCCACGCTCAACAAGTGGCTCCCACGCTGCCGACCTCGATGCTCGACTTCCCACCAATGCATCAGCCATACTCACAGCCTCAGTTTCTATCACAGCCGCTCTACCAACCATCGACTCAGACGCCGTCTCCATTTCCATGGGAACCGGATGAAACCATGGACTCTCTTGTGTCATCACTGTTTCCCACCTCGAGCAGCATCGAGCAACAGATGCCTCCGCAGCCACACATCCACATGGGAGTTCCACCCGGGATGCCTGGCCAATACCAAAATCACAGCTAA
- the LOC134188458 gene encoding protein cycle-like isoform X1 — translation MSSSDVTGERSLGGGRRKRKSSKTSMVEPDDAEDSEGRDPSDGDGTEKQRETHNQIEKRRREKMNTYINELSALVPECVQTNKRMDKLTVLKLAVRHLRELRGNPLDDEQLQVKPQFLADDELKYLILEAADGFLFVVGCEHGKLIYVSDSISPILKQSEHDWMGKEIYEVIHPRDVGRVKDQLVVNNVSSTSEATDSKSQSHLASGSRRSFFCRMRCGASVSNRIEEQDCDVVSASAAEQVYYVVVHVTGYIKPWQMPSDMTDMDDTDAGDMLCLVAIGRLQTTVTSHMETDSVPVAKEFMSRHALDGKFSFVDQRVMEVLGYMPQELVGSSMYEFYHRDDVPRLAEDHKAVLNNMTAEAVESTYRFKNKSGQWVWLKSKFLGFRNPYTQQLDYIVGQNFLVSRESISQASLQTKYSLPSPGTLSAGSLPDSSTLESPIVSVTPSPASALRDVTPPVAQPSPNSICSPHRQPNGLGHSQANGLSYNQSNGLSHNQHQSVIREADCEVEMMSTALSHHQSPSFVYGSLASDLPSPSMGTVASPRGAIAPPVYASHSQASGLVQTTHQQHFQPQQQHFQPQQHYHQQHHHNPHHHHHPQQQQQLQQQPNVRRVTAGQMVMGGSIQFGNLAQGQMPKPIHVTTYGSHAQQVAPTLPTSMLDFPPMHQPYSQPQFLSQPLYQPSTQTPSPFPWEPDETMDSLVSSLFPTSSSIEQQMPPQPHIHMGVPPGMPGQYQNHS, via the exons ATGAGCTCTAGCGATGTAACAGGCGAGAGATCATTAGGAGGAGGCAGACGCAAACGAAAGAGCTCTAAAACGTCGATGGTCGA GCCAGACGACGCAGAAGACTCGGAAGGAAGAGATCC CTCGGATGGTGATGGAACAGAAAAGCAAAG AGAGACTCACAATCAAATCGAGAAGCGAAGACGAGAGAAGATGAACACGTATATCAACGAGTTGTCGGCATTGGTTCCTGAGTGTGTACAGACGAACAAGAGAATGGATAAACTGACAGTTTTGAAGTTGGCTGTTCGGCATCTGAGAGAGCTGAGAG GTAATCCATTAGATGATGAGCAGCTGCAAGTCAAGCCACAATTCTTGGCTGATGACGAGTTGAAGTATCTGATATTAGAG GCGGCGGACgggtttctgtttgttgtcggGTGTGAGCACGGCAAGTTGATTTACGTGTCGGATTCTATTAGTCCAATTCTGAAGCAATCAGAG CATGATTGGATGGGCAAAGAAATCTATGAAGTCATCCATCCTCGTGACGTCGGAAGAGTGAAAGACCAACTGGTTGTCAACAACGTTTCCTCCACCTCAGAAGCAACCGACTCCAAAA GTCAGTCACATTTGGCTAGCGGCAGTCGTCGTTCGTTTTTCTGTCGTATGAGATGTGGTGCAAGTGTGAGCAATCGCATTGAAGAGCAGGATTGTGATGTGGTATCGGCATCTGCTGCCGAACAAGTTTACTATGTTGTTGTTCATGTTActgg CTACATCAAGCCATGGCAGATGCCATCAGATATGACCGACATGGACGACACAGATGCTGGTGACATGTTGTGTCTTGTTGCTATTGGACGACTGCAGACGACGGTGACGAGTCACATGGAGACGGACAGTGTTCCTGTTGCAAAGGAGTTTATGTCACGTCATGCGTTGGATGGCAAGTTCAGCTTTGTTGATCAAAG AGTAATGGAGGTGCTGGGCTACATGCCACAAGAACTGGTTGGATCATCGATGTACGAGTTTTATCATCGCGACGATGTGCCACGACTGGCTGAAGATCACAAAGCCG TGTTAAACAACATGACAGCTGAGGCTGTGGAGAGTACGTATCGTTTCAAGAACAAGTCTGGTCAGTGGGTGTGGTTGAAATCAAAGTTTCTCGGTTTCCGCAATCCGTACACACAGCAGCTTGACTACATCGTGGGACAAAACTTTCTTGTGTCCAG GGAGTCCATATCTCAAGCATCTCTCCAGACAAAATACAGTCTCCCATCACCAGGAACACTTTCCGCAGGATCGCTACCCGACAGCTCAACACTCGAATCTCCAATCGTCTCTGTGACTCCCAGTCCTGCCAGCGCACTACGGGATGTCACTCCACCCGTCGCTCAACCGTCACCAAATTCCATCTGTTCACCTCACAGGCAGCCAAACGGACTCGGCCACAGTCAGGCAAATGGATTGAGCTACAATCAGTCGAATGGGTTGAGCCACAATCAGCATCAGTCGGTGATCAGAGAGGCAGACTGCGAGGTTGAGATGATGTCGACTGCGTTATCTCATCATCAGAGTCCTTCGTTTGTGTATGGATCGCTTGCAAGTGATTTGCCGTCGCCGTCTATG GGAACGGTGGCGTCACCGCGAGGTGCGATTGCACCACCCGTGTATGCTTCTCACAGTCAG GCGAGCGGACTCGTACAAACGACACATCAACAGCACTTTCAACCACAGCAACAACACTTTCAACCACAGCAGCACTATCACCAGCAACACCACCACAACCCccatcaccatcatcacccacagcaacagcagcagctacAGCAGCAGCCGAACGTACGACGAGTGACCGCCGGTCAGATGGTGATGGGTGGTAGCATCCAGTTTGGCAACCTTGCACAGGGACAGATGCCTAAACCGATCCACGTCACGACGTATGGCTCCCACGCTCAACAAGTGGCTCCCACGCTGCCGACCTCGATGCTCGACTTCCCACCAATGCATCAGCCATACTCACAGCCTCAGTTTCTATCACAGCCGCTCTACCAACCATCGACTCAGACGCCGTCTCCATTTCCATGGGAACCGGATGAAACCATGGACTCTCTTGTGTCATCACTGTTTCCCACCTCGAGCAGCATCGAGCAACAGATGCCTCCGCAGCCACACATCCACATGGGAGTTCCACCCGGGATGCCTGGCCAATACCAAAATCACAGCTAA
- the LOC134189176 gene encoding uncharacterized protein LOC134189176, with the protein MLCKQLHNFLGLLVEFFLCFKVMSQIENCPFLLVRRAACHQEHEGGVSEIPIVEWEELVCLEDSVAAKSTKGTEEACRAAALWLVRCGELSRASKVLTSAGLAPSTADTAKKLASKHPPRVKSIDLLNTPHSAAINLSENVFCDTVRRSPRGSGVGPSGWRFEHFKVLIDNENTAKCLFSACSAIAKGILPPEIAQLMSSSRLIALSKSNGDLRPIAVGDALRRRTDRAICAQKKEAFADYFTPIQHGVSTQNGTELVAHHIGLMLEVNQNWIVLKSDVRNAFNSISRCDMLKEVSKAFPDLFSHIQQMYGHSSSLVYLQGLSSIVIPSQEGVHQGDPLGPVLLATTSYFI; encoded by the exons ATGTTATGCAAGCAACTGCACAATTTTCTTGGTCTTCTCGTCGagttttttctttgtttcaaAGTCATGTCTCAGATTGAGAACTGTCCTTTCCTTCttgtc AGGAGGGCAGCATGTCATCAAGAACATGAAGGAGGTGTATCAGAAATTCCTATCGTGGAGTGGGAGGAGCTTGTCTGTTTGGAAGACTCCGTTGCTGCAAAATCCACTAAAGGAACCGAAGAGGCCTGTCGTGCAGCTGCTTTATGGCTTGTGCGTTGTGGAGAGCTATCAAGGGCCTCTAAAGTTCTTACCAGCGCTGGTCTGGCTCCATCTACAGCGGATACAGCAAAGAAACTGGCATCAAAACATCCTCCTAGGGTCAAGAGTATCGATTTATTAAACACACCCCACAGCGCAGCTATCAATTTGTCTGAAAATGTTTTCTGTGATACAGTACGGAGATCTCCTCGTGGGTCTGGTGTTGGACCTTCTGGATGGCGTTTTGAACACTTTAAAGTATTGATTGATAATGAGAACACAGCAAAATGCCTTTTCTCTGCATGCTCAGCTATAGCTAAGGGTATATTGCCTCCTGAAATTGCCCAGCTTATGTCATCATCCAGACTGATTGCTCTTTCTAAGTCTAATGGAGATCTTCGTCCTATAGCTGTTGGAGATGCACTTCGTCGTCGTACTGATCGAGCAATTTGTGCTCAGAAGAAAGAAGCGTTTGCTGATTATTTTACACCTATTCAGCATGGAGTCTCAACACAGAACGGTACTGAGCTTGTTGCTCACCACATTGGCCTGATGCTAGAAGTTAATCAAAATTGGATCGTTCTCAAGTCAGATGTTCGCAATGCTTTCAATTCAATCAGTAGGTGTGATATGTTAAAAGAAGTGTCTAAGGCCTTTCCTGACTTGTTCAGTCACATCCAACAAATGTATGGTCACTCTAGCTCTCTTGTATATTTGCAAGGATTGTCATCAATTGTCATTCCATCTCAAGAAGGAGTCCACCAAGGCGATCCACTAGGACCAGTTCTTCTTGCGACAACATCCTATTTTATCTGA